In Dehalococcoidia bacterium, the following proteins share a genomic window:
- a CDS encoding GNAT family N-acetyltransferase has product MPAEDGPKDKKETPVDIREMEIDDIPSVFHLGERLFTSDEFPILYRTWDAYEVTDAFTADPEYCFVAEADEKIVGFVLGTTIEKEGTAWKTYGYLSWIGVDDDFQRRRLGRRLYRKLEEKLRLDGARMMLADTGEGNAEAISFFHRMGFSKQGQHVWLGKTLRKPRVTKKAQT; this is encoded by the coding sequence ATGCCAGCAGAGGACGGGCCAAAAGACAAGAAGGAGACTCCGGTAGATATCAGAGAGATGGAGATTGATGACATTCCTTCCGTATTCCATCTGGGGGAACGGCTTTTCACCAGCGACGAGTTTCCTATCCTCTATCGAACCTGGGATGCTTATGAGGTAACCGATGCTTTCACCGCAGACCCCGAATACTGTTTTGTAGCCGAAGCTGATGAGAAGATTGTCGGATTCGTTCTGGGAACTACCATCGAGAAAGAGGGTACTGCATGGAAGACATACGGCTATCTGAGCTGGATAGGCGTGGACGACGATTTTCAGCGGAGAAGGCTGGGCAGACGGCTTTACCGGAAGCTGGAGGAGAAGTTAAGGCTGGATGGAGCCCGAATGATGCTGGCCGATACCGGAGAGGGAAACGCGGAAGCCATCTCCTTCTTTCACCGGATGGGGTTCTCCAAACAGGGTCAGCATGTATGGCTGGGCAAAACCCTCCGCAAGCCTCGGGTGACCAAGAAGGCTCAGACTTAA